The genomic DNA TCGGCTGATTGGAAATTTTGGAATATGCTGCAACGCGCGTCAGGGCGCCTTCCAGTTCACGGATGTTCGTGTGAATATGGTTTGCAATATAGATCATTGCCTCGTTTGGAATTTCTACATTTTCCTCTTCACATTTTTTGCGCAGAATCGCAATTCTAGTTTCCAGGTCGGGCGGTGTCACGTCTGTCATCAGACCCCATTCAAAACGCGAACGGAGACGGTCTTCAAGCGTCGGTATTTCCTTCGGTGTCCGGTCGCTCGAGATGACAATCTGCTTATCATTTTCATGCAGCGAGTTAAACGTGTGGAAAAACTCTTCCTGCGTTGACTCTTTGCCTGCAAGGAACTGGATATCATCAATTAAAAGTACATCGACATTGCGGTACTTGTTACGGAATTCTTCAGTTTTGTTGTCGCGGATCGAGTTGATAAACTCATTCGTAAATTTCTCACTCGATAAATATACGACTTTCGCATTCGGACGGTGCTCGAGCACATAATTGCCGATTGCGTGCATCAGGTGGGTCTTTCCGAGCCCGACACCGCCGTATATAAACAGCGGATTATATGCTTTCGCCGGTGCTTCGGCAACAGCCAGTGAAGCGGCGTGTGAGAAGCGGTTGCCGTTTCCGATAACGAACGTATCGAAAGTATGCTGTTCATTTAATGCATGTTTAACAGGCACATCTGCGGATGTGTTTATTTTTTCCGCTGAATTATTCTTCTCTTCAGGTGCTGTGTCGGTCAGCTTTTCATCCTGGAAGACGATTTTAACTGAAACTTTTTCACCGATTGCTTTGTAAATACTGTCTTCAATCAATGTTAAATATTTCTCCGACAGCCATCCCTGCTGAAATTCGTTATCTGCTTTAACAATTGCATTCGTACTGTTTAAATCGATCAGTTTTGTATCTTTGAACCAGGTCTGAAAACTGACGGTCGCGAGATTTTCACTGATATTTTCAAGGACATTATCCCAAATACTGTTCAAGCTGCTCATAAAATATTCCTTTCTTATTCACAAATAACAGGCTGTGGATAACTGATATACACAAGTGTAGAAAAGTTATGCACAACTTATGCACATTCTGTGGATAACTATAGTGCGGATGTAACTTATCCACAACGATATGGGTAGAATTATAACTAATTCTGCTATATATATCAATAGCTTTAAGAGTTATGCACAGAATTAACACTTTTCCACAAAATATTACGGACAGGCTGTGGATTTGTGGGGATTTACGTTTTAAACCTGTTGATAACTTTATCTTGCAAATAAGTTATCCACATTTTATTATGGAATTACAGATATCTTATAGAAGGAAAATCAAATAAAAAGTTGAAAAGAGAGCCTGTTTTTGGTATTCTTTAATAGTTGCAATTCTAAGAGAAGATATAAACAGAGATATATATTTAAACGGAGGTGTCATTAATGGTAAAACGTACCTATCAACCAAATAAACGTAAACGTGCAAAAGTACACGGTTTCCGTGAGAGAATGAGTACTAAAAACGGTCGCAAAGTTCTTGCACGCCGTAGAAGAAAAGGAAGAAAAGTTCTTTCTGCATAACCATTAGATCATCTGACGAGGATGATCTTTTTTTTTGCCTAATACCGGATGTTTTATAAAACAGGTGCTTTTTAGTATAATAATTAATCATAGATATGAAAGAGCGTAATAATGATGAAAAAGCGATATAGAATAAAAAAAGAAAAAGATTTTAAACTTATGTTTAAACGCGGGAAATCGTATGCCAACAGGCAGTTTGTTGTCTATTTAAGACAGAACGATGAAATTCCGCATCTCCGCCTCGGCATCAGTGTGTCCAAACGCCTCGGCAATGCCGTGAAGAGAAACCAGATTAAGAGGCGTATCCGCGCATTTTACCAGCTCCATAAAACAGAACTGAAACCGCGCGAATATGTAGTTATCGCACGAAATCCCGTCAAAGATATGAACTATCACGAGATGGAAAAATCATTATTGCATGTCTTAAAGATCGCGAAATGTATTAAATAATACGGGGGTAGTATTATGTACAGAATTTATACTGAAAAGACAGTAGACGATGCAGTTGCAAAAGGATTAAACGAGCTTGGCGTAACTGAAGACGATATTAAGATTGAAGTAATCGACGGCGGGAGCGGCGGATTTTTAGGATTTGGGAAGCGCGATGCAGAAGTGCAGCTGACTGTAATCAACCCTGAACTGAAAACGTATGGTTCTATAGAAGAAATGATTGCACAGCGGAGCACACAGGCTGAAGTGAAGCACGAAGAGACACCGGTTGAACCTGAAAAAACTGAAACTGATTTTGAACAGGTTAAAGTACAGCCGGAACCTGAAGCTGTGCAACAGCCTGCAGATAAAGTGGAGGCAGCAGAAGCTCCCGGACAGACAGCAGCGGAACCGCCGGCTGAAAAACCTGTTCAGGCAGAAGTCCCGGATGATACGGATGACGCTCATACAGTATATGAATCGCCGATCAACAGCGCGGCAGCTGACACAGCGGATTACATTTCCCGTGTTGTGCAGGAAATGAACATTCCAAACGACACAGAAGTGAGCATTAAAGATACGACGGTGACGATTGAATTTCATGCACAGCTCGCAGCTAAAATTATCGGCAAGCGCGGCCAGACTTTAAACGCGCTGCAGGAACTCGCACAAAATTACTTTAATACTATATATAAGAGCTACGGTACAGTATTTCTCGATGTTGAGAATTACCGTGAAAAACGCCGGGAAACGCTGGAAAGCCTCGCGATTAATATGTCAAAAAAAGCGATGCGTACGAACGAGCCGGTTAAGATGGAGCCGATGCCTTCATTTGAACGTAAAATCATGCACCACGTTTTGAGCAGAATTAAAAATGTAGAAACGTATTCAGAAGGACGGGAACCTAACCGCTACCTCGTAATTATTAAGAAATAAAAGGAGTTTTGAACATGCAATTTGAAACGATCTCAAGCATCTCCACACCGGTTGGTGAAGGGGCGATTGCTATCGTTCGTTTATCAGGTGAAGATGCGATTGAAATTGCAGACCGTCTGTATAAAGGTGCGAAAAAATTAACTGACACAGATTCACATACGATTAATTACGGACATATTGTCGATCCGAAAACCGGTGAAACGGTTGAGGAAGTTATGGTGGCCTTAATGCGTGCACCGAAGACATACACGAGAGAAGACATCGTGGAAATTAATTGCCACGGCGGTATTCATACTGTAAACCGCGTGCTGCAGCTGACATTAAATAACGGTGCCAGAATGGCGGAGCCGGGTGAATTTACAAAACGTGCATTTCTGAACGGACGAGTGGACCTGTCACAGGCGGAAGCGGTTATGGATTTTATCCGTGCGAAGACGAACGAAGCATCGAAAGTGGCGAACCAGCAAGTTCAGGGACGTTTAAAAACGTATATCGAAGATTTGCGCCAGAGCATTTTAAACATTCTTGCGCAGGTTGAAGTGAACATCGACTATCCGGAATACGATGACGTTGAAGAAGCGACGACGTCGTTCCTGCTGGACGAGGCGAGAATAGTCAGCACCAACATCGACAAGCTCCTGAAATCGAGCTCGGAAGGCCGTATTTTACGCGAAGGTTTAAGTACGGTAATCGTCGGTAAACCGAACGTCGGCAAGAGTTCGCTGTTAAACTATTTAATCCAGGATAACAAAGCGATTGTAACGGATGTTGCCGGAACAACGCGCGATATTCTCGAGGAATACGTTAACGTCAACGGCATTCCGCTGAAGCTTGTCGATACGGCAGGTATCCGCGAAACGGATGACATCGTAGAGAAAATCGGTGTGGAACGTTCCCGTGAAGCACTGAAAGGCGCAGAACTGATTTTATACGTCATGAACAACAACGATGAGCTGACACCGGAAGATCTCGAGCTTCTGGAAACGGTGGATGATAAAAAAGTTATCGGTATCGTGAATAAACTCGATCTTGAAAACAAACTGGATATTAATTATCTGGAAGAACACTTTAAAATTCCATTAATTAAAACATCCATTATTAAAGGTGAGGGTGTCGACGATCTGGAAAATGAAATCCAGAAAATGTTCTTTGACGGCAGCCTGTCATCGACGGACTCGACATACGTATCGAACAACCGTCACATTAATCTTCTAGAACAGGCAAAAGTATCGATTGAAGATGCAATATCTTCGGCGGAAATAGACGTGCCGGTTGATATTATTCAAATCGATCTCATTAAGACGTGGGAACTGCTCGGTGAAGTTATCGGAGAAGACGTATCGGAACAATTAATAGATAAACTCTTTAGTCAATTCTGTCTAGGGAAGTAATAAATACAGGAGGTTAAATAATGACCGGCAATATTAAATATGATGTGATAGTTATCGGAGCAGGTCACGCAGGTGTTGAAGCGGGACTTGCAGCAAGCCGCAAAGGACTAAAAACACTGATGCTGACGATTAATCTGGATAACATTGCATTTATGCCATGTAACCCTTCTGTCGGCGGACCGGCAAAAGGAATCGTTGTGCGTGAAGTGGATGCGCTCGGCGGACAGATGGCGAAAGTTATAGACAAAACACACATCCAGATGCGGATGCTTAATACAGGTAAAGGACCTGCAGTGCGTGCACTCCGTGCACAGGCCGATAAAGTCCTTTATCAGCAGGAAATGAAATCACTGCTTGAACAGGAACCGAACCTCGACATTTTACAGGGGCTCGTTGACGAACTCATTATAGAAGATGATGTCGTGCGCGGTGTTAAAACGAATGTCGGCACAGTTTATGATGCTGATGCAGTTATTATTACGACAGGCACATTCCTGCGCGGTGAAATTATTTTAGGCGATTTAAAATATTCGAGCGGACCGAATCACCAGATTCCGTCACTTGCACTTGCAGATCAGCTGAAAGAGCTCGGCTTTGAAATTATCCGTTTTAAAACGGGTACACCGCCGCGTGTAAATGCAGATTCCATCGACTACAGCAAAACTGAAATTCAGCCGGGAGACGATGTGCCGCGTGCATTCAGTTTTGATACGACAGAATTCATCATGGATCAGCTGCCCTGCTGGTTAACATACACATCATCAGAAACACACGAAATTATTACAGCGAATCTGCACCTGTCAGCAATGTACTCAGGTGTTGTTCAGGGAACGGGTCCGAGATACTGTCCTTCAATCGAAGACAAGATCGTCCGTTTCAACGATAAACCGCGTCATCAGATCTTCCTTGAGCCGGAAGGCCGCAATACGAAGGAAGTTTACGTGCAGGGCTTATCGACGAGTATGCCGGAAAGCGTTCAGCGCGATATGGTAACGAGCATACCGGGACTTGAAAATGCACGTATGATGCGCGCAGGCTACGCAATAGAGTACGATGCACTGGTACCGACACAGCTGTGGCCGACACTTGAAACGAAGAAAATTAAAAACCTTTATACTGCCGGCCAGATTAACGGGACGAGCGGTTACGAAGAAGCTGCCGGTCAGGGGCTGATTGCAGGTATTAACGCTGCGAACAACCTGCTTGGCAAAGAAGAATTAATTCTAAGCCGTACAGATGCATATATCGGCGTACTGATTGATGATCTTGTTACGAAAGGTACAAATGAACCGTACCGTCTGTTAACGTCACGTGCCGAACACAGACTGCTGCTCCGCCACGATAACGCGGATATCCGTCTGACTGAAATCGGTCACGAACACGGTCTGATCAGCGACGAACGTCTGGCACGCTACCATAAGAAAAAAGAAAATATCGATGCTGAACTTGAGCGTCTGCAGAAAGTGCGCATTAAACCGAATGAGCACACGCAGAACATCGTTGCCGAGCGCGGCGGTACAGCTCTGAAAGACGGTATTCTTGCAGCGGACTTATTACGCCGCCCGGAAATGGACTACCAGTCGATTATGGAAATTCTGGAAGAAGAAATCACTCTGAACCAGGAAGAGTACGAGCAGGTTGAAGTACAGATTAAATACGATGGTTATATTAAAAAATCATTACAGCAGGTCGACAAGATGAAGCGTATGGAAGATAAAAAAATTCCTGAAAACATCGATTACGATGCAATACACTCGCTCGCGACAGAAGCGCGCATGAAACTGAAAGAAGTTAAGCCGCTTAACATCGCACAGGCGTCACGTATTTCAGGAGTAAATCCTGCAGACACTTCCATTCTGCTTGTCTATATCGAACAGGGTAATGTGAAAAGGGTAGAATCATGAACGAACAGGAATTCATAAATGCTTTAAAAGAACAGGGAATTGAACTGACTGACACACAGCTCGGCCAGTTCAAAACCTATTACGAGATGCTTGTTGAGTGGAACGAAAAGATTAATCTGACTGCTGTAACTGAAATAGAAGAAGTGTATTTAAAGCATTTCTACGATTCGATTACACCGTTATTTTATGCAGATATCGATGAAGGTGCGAGCCTTTGCGACGTCGGTGCAGGTGCCGGATTCCCGAGCATCCCGATGAAGATTATCCGTCCGGATTTAAAAATTACAATCGTTGATTCTTTAAACAAACGCATTAACTTTCTGAATGAGCTCACTGCTGAGCTTGAACTGGATAAAATGCATCTGGTGCATGACAGAGCGGAAACTTTCGGCAATCATAAAGCGGATGCGAGACATATGTTTGATGTAGTGACAGCACGTGCTGTTGCACAGCTGAATGTCTTATCCGAACTGTGCCTGCCGCTCGTACGTACAGGCGGACAGTTTATCGTTATGAAAGGCAAAAAGGCGCAGGAGGAACTCGAAGAGAGTGAATTCGCGCTCGAGGTGCTCGGCGGGGAACTGAAAGAAGTTCACCAGCTGTCACTGCCGCAGGAAGAAAGCGACCGTTATATTATGATTATCGACAAAAAACGTAAAACACCTAAGAAGTATCCCCGCAAACCGGGTACGCCGAATAAATCCCCATTAAAATAAAAGGGTGGTGGAATGTGTGAAAAAGCCATTTTCAAAATTATTTAATCTCATAGATAAAAGCGAAACGCGTTCTGATGATGATTCCCTCGTTACTGTGCAGATAGAGCACATCGTACCGAACCAGTACCAGCCGCGTACTGTATTTAATCATCAGCGCATTGAGGAACTCGCACATTCCATCAAAGCGCACGGGCTGCTGCAGCCGATTACACTGCGTCCGATTGAAGAGGGCATGTATGAAATCATTGCAGGCGAGCGCAGATTCAGAGCACTGAAACACCTCGGCTACGAAGATACTCAGGCTATCGTTAAATATTTAACAGATCAGGAATCGGCAGCGATTGCGCTGATTGAAAATATTCAGCGTGAGAATTTATCGAGTATCGAAGAAGCACGTGCATATAAACAGCTGCTCGCAATGGATGATATTACGCAGAAGGATCTTGCTGAAAGCATCGGCAAAAGCCAGTCGTTTATCGCCAATAAATTACGCCTGTTAAAGCTGTCTAACGACGTTATAACGGCGCTCGAAAAAGATGATATTACAGAAAGACACGCGCGGGCACTGCTTATTCTGGATAACGATACCCAATGCGACGTGTTAAAAAATATCGTTAAGGATAACCTGACGGTTAAGGAAACGGAACTCGCTGTGAAGAACCGTCAGAAGGTCCGCATCGAGCAGATTAACTTTAATGATGATGTTGCGTTCATGCTGAATGACTTTGAACGCGATATTAAAAAACTGCAGGACAGAGGTATTGATGTGAACATTGAGACATCGGAAACCGACGAGCTGCATGAAGTCACGATACGTATATACAAATAGTGCTCACACCTGACAGTGTGAGTTCTTTTTTGACTTACAAACGGTATTGATACTGTTATAATTAAACTGTATTTTAACTATGCAAAGTCGGTGAGATAACGGTGGAAATTATAGAGCTGCCTATTAAGGAAATCCGCAAAAATCCATATCAGCCGAGACAGACTTTTGATGAGGAAAAGCTGGAAGACTTAAAGAACAGCATTCTGATTCACGGTGTGATGCAGCCGGTCACAGTCAGGAAGTCTGTGAAAGGCTATACACTGGTTGCCGGTGAACGGCGGCTAAGGGCAAGTAAAAGAGCGGGCCTTGAAAAAATACCTGCGATTATTACCGGCATGTCCGATAAGGAAATGATGGAACTTGCAATTATTGAAAACCTGCAGCGTGAAGATTTAAGTGCACTTGAAGAAGCGGAAAGCTATAAAGAACTGATGACAAAAGCGGACCTGACACAGGACGAGCTGTCACAGCGTCTCGGGAAATCGAGATCATACATCGCCAATATGCTCAGACTGTTAAATTTGCCGTCAGCGGTAAAACGGGCAATGAACGACCAGAAACTGAGCAGTGCACATGGCAGAACACTGCTGTCGTTAAAAGACCCGCTGTTAATGGAACAGGTGGCTGAAGAAACAATCGCGCAGAATATGAGCGTGCGTGCGCTTGAAGCTTACGTAAAAACTTTCGACAAGAAGAAAAAGATAAAGAAAACAGCAAAGAAGCTGAAGTTTTTACAGAGTTATGAAAATAAGCTGAAAGAGCATTACGGCACAAATGTGGAAATAAAAAAAGTAAAGAATAAAGGAATGATACAGCTGGAGTTTACATCGGAAGAAGAATTTAAGAGAATTCTCGCGATGCTTCAGAAAAAATAAAGAAAGAGGATTTATTATATGCAGTTTTTAACTTTGCTTAATACAGCAGACAGTGAAGATCCAATCGGATTTATACAGGAACTTGTGGACAGGGTAAAGGATCCGGATTTATGGATTATCATCGGGAGAAATGTCCTGATCGCAGTAATTCTTTTACTTGCAGGGTACGTTTTAACTAAAATTGCGAACCGCCTGATTGAGAATTTCTTCAAATATAAATCGAAATCCCGACTGAAAGGTTCTGACAAACGCAATAATACACTGATTAATGTGCTGCAGAACAGTGCGACAATATTCATCTGGTTCTTCGTTGTCGTCGCAGTACTTGAATTGTTCAGTATTCCCGTAGCCACGCTGCTCGCCGGTGCCGGAGTTGTCGGTCTGGCAATCGGTTTTGGTGCACAGAGCTTAGTGAAAGACATGATTACCGGATTCTTTATCATTCTGGAAAACCAGTTTGATAAAGGTGATTTTGTCAGGGTAAATACGTCAGGTACTACTGTTGCCGAAGGTGAAGTGTTATCATTAGGATTGCGTTCTTCACGTATTCAGGGTTATGAAGGCGAATTATATATGATTCCAAACGGCACAATTAACGAAGTGATCAACTTCTCCCGTTATAATTCCGTATCTTTTCTCGATATGAAATTCTCTATTCAGGAAGATCTGGATAAGGTGGAGGAGACAATCGACCATTATTTCGAAAATCACTGGCGTGACGAAGCGGTGCTTGTCGAGCAGCCTGCAATATTGGGTGTACAGGATATCCAGCAGGGTGAGGCGACCATCCGCATTATGCTGACTACCCAGCCGATGGAACATTTCGGTGCGACACGCCGCACGCGGAAGCGTTTGAAGCAGTATCTTGAATCACATGGAGTATTTGTATCTGTACCTACTATGGACATTAACGATTTCGATCAAAATGATGCCGAGGAGTAAGTAATTATGGAGAAAAAATACGATTTAAATAACCTTGTAGAAATGAAAAAAGCGCATCCCTGCGGAACGAATCAGTTTCAGATTGTCCGGATGGGTGCGGATATAAAAATCAGATGTACGAATTGCGACCGGACGATTATGATGCCGCGACGCGACTTTGATAAACGACTTAAAAAAGTAATTATATAACTAAAGGAGCAACTATTATGTCTTTAACTGCAGGAATTGTCGGATTGCCAAACGTTGGTAAATCAACACTTTTTAACGCAATAACAAAAGCAGGTGCACTCGCTGCCAACTACCCGTTCGCAACAATCGACCCGAACGTAGGAATCGTCGAGGTGCCGGACGAGCGTCTGAACGTTTTAACTCAAATTGTCGAGCCTAAGAAAACTGTGCCGACAGCATTCGAATTTACGGATATTGCCGGAATCGTCAAAGGTGCTTCAAAAGGTGAAGGTCTCGGGAACAAGTTCCTTGCCAACATCCGCGAAGTAGATGCAATCTGTCAGGTTGTCCGCGCGTTTGATGATGAGAACGTGACTCACGTATCAGGGAAAGTAAATCCGCTTGATGATATTGAAGTTATCAACATGGAACTTATTCTTGCCGACCTTGAAAGTGTCGACAAGCGTTTGCCGAAAGTGGAAAAAATGGCGAAACAGAAAGATAAGGATGCAATGGCTGAAGCGAAAATTCTGACGAAAATCAAAGAAGGACTGGAAGAAGGAAAACCGGTTCGTGCACTTGATTTCTCAACAGAAGAACTTAAATCAGTGAAACACTTCCACCTGCTGACTCAAAAACCGACACTGTATGTAGCGAACGTTTCGGAAGATGATCTGGCTTCTTTAGAAGACAACGAGCATCTTGCAGCAATTAAAAAATATGCTGAAGAAGAAGGTTCTGAAGTCATCGTTATTTCTGCGAAAGTTGAAGAGGAAATCGCAGTGCTTGATGATGATGAAAAAGAAATGTTCTTAGAAGAGCTTGGATTGAAAGAATCAGGTCTCGATAAGCTTGTCAGAGCTTCATACGACCTGCTTGGTCTTGCGACATACTTCACTGCAGGGGTGCAGGAAGTCAGAGCATGGACGTTCAAAAAAGGCATGACAGCGCCTGAGTGTGCGGGAATTATCCACACTGATTTCCAAAAAGGATTTATCCGTGCTGAAACAGTGGCATACGATGATCTTGTGGAAGCAGGCAGCGAAGCGAAAGCTAAAGAAGCGGGCAAAGTCCGTCTTGAAGGTAAAGAGTACATTATGAAAGACGGAGACGTCGTTCACTTCCGATTTAACGTTTAAAATTTAAGCTGCGGGTTCTTTTTAAAGAATCCGCAGCTTTTTAAATTGCAGTACCGGGTCGGCTCCATGAGTGAACAGTGAAATTTCCGAAAAAATAAATCATATTAATTACAGCGTAACTATTGTAATTATGCGATTTTATTGCTATAATTCCTGATTGTGAGTAATGAAAATTATTCCTTGCTGAGAACGTGTGTTTTCGGCCGCAAAGACCATAAGGAGGTGTAGAAGATGAGAGCATATGAAATTTTATATGTAATCCGCCCGGATATTGAAGAAGAAGCTAAATCAGCGTTAGTTAAACGTTTTGATGAGGTTCTTACTGGCAATGGTGCGGAAATCGTCGAATCTAAAGAGTGGGGTAAACGTCGTCTTGCTTATGAAATCGAAGATTTCAAAGATGGATATTACCAAATCATCAAGTACAACGGTGACAGTGCCGCTGCTGATGAGTTTGACCGCTTAGCGAAGATCAACAATGACATTATTCGTCATATCGTTGTTCGCGACGAACAAGCAGAAGCTAAAAAATAAGTTAAATATTGAGTGGAGTTGATTACATGCTAAACCGTGTAGTTTTAGTGGGTCGCTTAACAAGAGACCCTGAACTTAGAGTCAGTCAAAGCAATGTTGCTGTCGCTACTTTCAACTTAGCTGTGAATCGTCCATTTGCCGGCCAGAACGGTGAAAGAGGCGCTGACTTTATCAACTGTGTTGTTTTCCGCAAACAGGCAGAGAACGTTAACCAGTATGTTAAAAAAGGCAGCTTAGTCGGAATCGACGGCAGAATTCAAACTCGTAACTACGAGAATAAAGACGGGCAAAGAGTATATGTAACTGAAGTCGTGTGTGAAAGTGTTCAGTTCCTGGAGCCTAAAGGCAGCGGTAATCAATCTCAAGGCAATAATGATTATAACTCTGCTGACTCTTACCAGAATGCTTACGGCGGCAACCAGTCGACTGGAAATCAGTCAACGGGACGCAGTCAGCAGCGTCAGGATAACGCAGAAGAAAATCCATTTGCAAACTCTAAGGGTCCAGTAGACATCAGCGATGATGATCTACCGTTCTAAATAAAATATAACAATCCAGACTTTGTTATCGTGTGTTTTAAAAAATGTGTGTGAAATGTGTGAAAAACCTGAGATACCGTATCTCAGGTTTTTATTTTAGTTTTTTAAAAACTCGTAATACATAAGCAATGTTTATCGTCTTTATAAATTTATATTGGTGTAGTTTTTGATTTATAGTGTTTATAATGAAGTGTATATAATCTTTTAAGTAGGAGCGAAATCGCAATGATTAGAAAAAATGTCCTTGGATGGGCACTTTTACTATCGCTGTGCGTGATTCTGGCAGCTTGTAGTAATAATGACGAGTCTTCTGAAAACGAAAAAGAGCCTGACGAAACTCAGGAATCTGAAGAGACAACAGAAGAAGAAACTGAAGATGTATCTGATGAGGCAGAGGAATCTACCGAAGACGAACCGGCCGCAGAAGAGAGCGATGTCGTACATGTTACTGCCGAGCAGAGTCTCGAAGAGGTCATGGATAAGCTGGTTACTCTCTTTGAAGAGAATAATCCCGATATTCAGATCGAGGTTCAATACGGCCATACAGAAACGCTGACTGAAGATTTAATCGAAGGTAACGATGAAGATATGGATATTTACTTCTCAAGCTCTGACGAAGGATATGACTCGCTGGTAGATGCGGGAATACTCGACATGCTTGCGACGAAATATCTGCTGATAAATGAACTTGTTCTCGTGACAGGTTCAGACAATGAGGATATTACTACATACAATGATATTTTCAATAATGAAGAAGCGATATTGACAATCGTTGA from Jeotgalicoccus saudimassiliensis includes the following:
- a CDS encoding DUF951 domain-containing protein, which translates into the protein MEKKYDLNNLVEMKKAHPCGTNQFQIVRMGADIKIRCTNCDRTIMMPRRDFDKRLKKVII
- the ychF gene encoding redox-regulated ATPase YchF, which encodes MSLTAGIVGLPNVGKSTLFNAITKAGALAANYPFATIDPNVGIVEVPDERLNVLTQIVEPKKTVPTAFEFTDIAGIVKGASKGEGLGNKFLANIREVDAICQVVRAFDDENVTHVSGKVNPLDDIEVINMELILADLESVDKRLPKVEKMAKQKDKDAMAEAKILTKIKEGLEEGKPVRALDFSTEELKSVKHFHLLTQKPTLYVANVSEDDLASLEDNEHLAAIKKYAEEEGSEVIVISAKVEEEIAVLDDDEKEMFLEELGLKESGLDKLVRASYDLLGLATYFTAGVQEVRAWTFKKGMTAPECAGIIHTDFQKGFIRAETVAYDDLVEAGSEAKAKEAGKVRLEGKEYIMKDGDVVHFRFNV
- the rpsF gene encoding 30S ribosomal protein S6; translated protein: MRAYEILYVIRPDIEEEAKSALVKRFDEVLTGNGAEIVESKEWGKRRLAYEIEDFKDGYYQIIKYNGDSAAADEFDRLAKINNDIIRHIVVRDEQAEAKK
- a CDS encoding mechanosensitive ion channel family protein is translated as MQFLTLLNTADSEDPIGFIQELVDRVKDPDLWIIIGRNVLIAVILLLAGYVLTKIANRLIENFFKYKSKSRLKGSDKRNNTLINVLQNSATIFIWFFVVVAVLELFSIPVATLLAGAGVVGLAIGFGAQSLVKDMITGFFIILENQFDKGDFVRVNTSGTTVAEGEVLSLGLRSSRIQGYEGELYMIPNGTINEVINFSRYNSVSFLDMKFSIQEDLDKVEETIDHYFENHWRDEAVLVEQPAILGVQDIQQGEATIRIMLTTQPMEHFGATRRTRKRLKQYLESHGVFVSVPTMDINDFDQNDAEE
- the ssb gene encoding single-stranded DNA-binding protein — translated: MLNRVVLVGRLTRDPELRVSQSNVAVATFNLAVNRPFAGQNGERGADFINCVVFRKQAENVNQYVKKGSLVGIDGRIQTRNYENKDGQRVYVTEVVCESVQFLEPKGSGNQSQGNNDYNSADSYQNAYGGNQSTGNQSTGRSQQRQDNAEENPFANSKGPVDISDDDLPF
- the modA gene encoding molybdate ABC transporter substrate-binding protein; translation: MIRKNVLGWALLLSLCVILAACSNNDESSENEKEPDETQESEETTEEETEDVSDEAEESTEDEPAAEESDVVHVTAEQSLEEVMDKLVTLFEENNPDIQIEVQYGHTETLTEDLIEGNDEDMDIYFSSSDEGYDSLVDAGILDMLATKYLLINELVLVTGSDNEDITTYNDIFNNEEAILTIVDPEHSLSGTHAEELLAQEAERNMNPDNVKTAKDTDAAVESISAGDTDAGFLLRTDISEADDIRIVSRAPRSMVDPFVYGLGLSNGVDDGSAADTFYKFLQSEEALEIFTNYGYIV
- a CDS encoding ParB/RepB/Spo0J family partition protein, producing the protein MEIIELPIKEIRKNPYQPRQTFDEEKLEDLKNSILIHGVMQPVTVRKSVKGYTLVAGERRLRASKRAGLEKIPAIITGMSDKEMMELAIIENLQREDLSALEEAESYKELMTKADLTQDELSQRLGKSRSYIANMLRLLNLPSAVKRAMNDQKLSSAHGRTLLSLKDPLLMEQVAEETIAQNMSVRALEAYVKTFDKKKKIKKTAKKLKFLQSYENKLKEHYGTNVEIKKVKNKGMIQLEFTSEEEFKRILAMLQKK